CAACAAACCGGCACTGGGACGGATGTTGGGATGGACAACGCTCGGTGTCGCCGTCGCCCTTGTCACCGGTGGTGGCATATCGGGTGTCGTGGCGGCTGTCGGCGGTATAGCAGGTTCCTTGATCGCCAACGAGGTCGCGAAGGCTGAAACCGGTTCGGTGTCCGGGGACGGTCCGGAGGAAATCATTGCGTCGTATTTGGAAGAAGCCGACAAGCTAATCTCCAGAACGACGGAAACCGCGGAAGAAATCGCGCGGAAGATCCGGGAACGAACCGAGGCGATCTCGGAGTACCCGGTTCCACCGCCACCGGACGTGAGTCCCGGTGACGCCTTCGATCCCGACGACTTCCGCACCGACACACTGCCGGGTGAAATCGAGCAGAACGTGCGGGACGCCAACGTGGACATCGGCATCGACGGCAACTGGTCGGACAGCACGGAAGGTGGGCAGATCAGCAGCCGGCTCGCGGGTGAGGACGAGACCGAACCGTCCGAGTCCTCGACCCGTACTGCTCCGGTGTGACGGCACCGGAGGATTGGCACGCTTGAAGTGCTAATGGCGCCAATCGGGGCCGGTGGCGTCCGGAAGGGCCCACCGGCCCCGACACTTGAGTCGGCATATCTGGGTTCTCGCTCCTTAACTTCTCGCCGGGACGGCAGTAGGCACCGAAGTGCCAACATCCGTACACAGACTGCGAACACGCGTGCACAACCTGCGGACACGTGTGCACAGGCTGCGGACACGGCGGGGGTTTCTTGCGCCCACACACTCGGGGTGATCGAGTCGCGACGGTGGCAGGCCGTTGTGAGGATTGACATGCGTGACCGATCACCCTGCGAGGTCGCGGCTGCGGGGCCGCTGATGGAGGAGCGAGGTGTCTGCTGCCCATGGCGCCGAGATTCGGGAGCCACGCGACGGCTCCCGTCGCCGCGCCCCGGCGACGGACTGGCTGGGGTGGGTCGCGTGCGCCGTCGCGGCCGTCGGGTTCGGACTGTTCCTGCTCGCATGGTCGGCCGACGGCTTCTCGGTGTCCGCTCCCTGGGCCCCGAGTCTCGGGCTACGGCTGAGCTTCTCCCTCGACGGGCTGGGCGCGCTGTACGCGCTGCTGGCCACCGGCATCGGCGCGCTGGTGTTCGCCTACGGCAGCCGGTACCTGCCCCTGCATCTGGAGCACGAGCATCGCCCCGCCGGGGAACGGTGGCGCTTCTGGCCGTGGATGGTGCTGTTCGCCGCGTCGATGGCGGGACTGGCGCTGGCGCAGGACCTGGTGCTGCTGTTCGTCTTCTTCGACCTCACCGCCATCTGCTCGTACTTCCTCATCGGATTCGACCGCGACCGCCACGAGGCTCGCACCGCAGCGATCGCCTCCCTCATCATCACCGTCGCCAGCGCCGTCGCGATGCTCATCGCCGCGGCCCTGTTCTACGGCCGCTACGGCACCTTCTCGATCCCCGAGCTGGCTCGGATCGCGGAAAGCGAGTCGACCACCACCGCGGCGGCCGCGCTCCTGGCCGTGGCCGCCCTGGCCAAGAGCGCCCAGACCCCCCTCCACTTCTGGCTTCCGCGCGCCATGGCCGCTCCCACCCCGGTGTCGGCCTACCTGCACTCGGCGGCGATGGTCGCGGCCGGGGTACTCGTCCTCGGTCGGGTCCATCCGTTGCTCGCCCTGAGCGACGGCGTCCTCACCGCGTTGTCGGTGGTGGGCACGGTGTCGATCGTCGTCGGCGGGGTGCTCGCGCTGGGCCAGGACCGGCTCAAGCAGGTCCTGGCCTACTCCACGATCTCCCAGTACGGCTACATGGTGCTGCTGTACGGCATCGGAGGGGCGGCCGGTAACGGCGCGGCGGCGTTCTACGTCCTCGTCCACGGTGTGGCCAAGAGCGCGCTGTTCATGACCGCCGGGGCGGTGACGATGGCCACCGGCGAAGACCGGCTGTCCCGATTGAGCGGGCTCCGCCGTCGCATGCCGGTGCTGGCGGTGGCCTCCGGTGTGGCCGCGGCGACCTTGGCGGCTCTGCCGCTCACCTCGGGATTCTTCAAGGACGAGCTCTTCTTCAAGGCCGCTTACGCAGCGGGCCCGTGGCAGACGGCGGTGGCGTTGCTGGCGGCGAGTCTGACCTTCGCCTACATCGGACGCTTCTGGACGAGGCTGTTCCTCGGCCGGGAGCGAGTGGCCGACGCCGTCGGTGGAACCGCCGAGATCACGTCGTCGGCCTTGCTCGTCGCCCCCGTCGTCGTCCTCGCCGTGGTCGCCGTTCTGACGGGGGTGGTGGTTCAACCGTTCGCGGGACTGGCCGAGGCCGCGGGCAACGTCAGCAACGGCGGCGGGGTGGAGTTGTCCCCCGCCTATCACCTGGACGCGCGACCGGAGAACCTCCTCGCGGTGTCGGCCTGGGCCCTGGGAGGCCTGCTGCTCGTGGGACGCCGCCTCTCCATTCGTGCGTCCCGGTGGTTGGCCGCGCTCGGACAGCGCTGGGGCCCCCGCCGGGGTTACGTGGAGTCGTTGCGGGGACTGTCCGCCCTGTCCGGCATCGTCCACGACCGGGAGGTTCGTACCCTGCGGAACAGCATCGCGGTGGTGCTCGTGCCCGCCGCGATCCTGGTCGGCCTGGCCTTCGCCTTCACCCCCGGAAAACGGTCCTACGTCGTCGGCACGGTGTCCGGGAACGACTGGCTGGTCATAGCCCTGCTGGCGCTGGTGATCATCGCCACGGTGGCGGTCACCCGGTCCCGTGCTCGGCTTCCCCTGGTCCTCACCCTGGCGGTGGTGGGGTTCGCGCTGGCCGCCGTCTACGCGTTCTTCAGCGAACCGGACGTGGCGCTGGTGGCCGTGACGGTCGAAACCATGATCACGCTGGTGTTCCTCGTGGCCATGGCTCGGCTTCCCAGACATCGGAGGGAAGGGAGCGGTGTCCCTCCCACGGCTCCCGAACTACCGTACGCCGATCCGGCCAGGGAGAACCCGCGGAACCTGCTCGCCGGACTCGCGGCGGGCGTCGGCATGTTCCTCGCCCTGTGGGGCTCCCTGTCCCACCCCGCCCGTGAACCGTACGTGTCGACCGACCTTCTCACCCTCACGCCCGTGGCCCACGGCAAGGACGCCGTCACCGTGATCGTCACCGACTTCCGCGGCCTGGACACGCTCGGGGAGATCACCGTCCTGGTGATCGCGGGCGTCGGGGTGGCCACTCTGCTGCGAAGGGGGCGATTGTGGTGAGACACCCCGACGTCATCGTTCGAGGAGTGGCTCGGCTGCTGCTCACCCCGAGCATCGCCGTCGCGGCGGCACTGCTCGTGAAGGGCTACGCCGAGGTCGGCGACGGCTTCAGCGCCGGGATGATCATCTCCTTGACGATCTCGTTGCAGTACGTGGCGATGGGAACGTCGGCCACCGAGCGGACCCTGCCGTTGTTGCGCTTCAGCCCGGCCCTGGTGCTCGGCGGCTTGCTGCTGGCGTTGGCCACGGCGTTCTTCCCCCTGGCGTGGGGGGAACCGCCGCTGAGCCACAAACCCGGCCCCGGCGAGTCCGTCCCCACCGTGGGCACGTTGGAACTGTTCACCCCGTTGGCTTTCGACGTGGCGATCCTGCTGCTAGTGGTGGGCGTGCTGACGACGATCCTGCACCAGTTCGCCAACACCGAACCGGAGGAGGAGGTTCGATGAACCTCGCGATCGCGGTCACCTCCTCGCTGTTGTTCGGCAGCGGCGCCTACCTGCTCCTGCAACACGAACTCATCCGGGTGACCGCCGGGATCATGCTGATCTCCCAGAGCGCCGTGTTGATGCTCATCGGCTCCGGGCTGTTCCGGGGCGGGGCTCCGATCGCCCCGACGGACGGGCCGGTCTCCGACCCGGTCCCCCAGGCGTTGGCCCTGACTGCCCTGGTCATCGGCCTGGCTACGGTGGCGCTGCTGCTCGCGCTGGTGAGTCGGGTCACCACGGTGTTTCGCAGTGCCAGCCGTGACGAGCTGACCACGAGCGAGGCGGAGTACGAGCGAGCACTGGCCGACCAACGACGGCTCGACCGCGACGAGGCGACGTGACGGCGGTGACGGTGGCGCTGGCACTGCCCTGGGTCGCGGGGGTCGTGCTGGTCGGGTTCGACGGACGGCGACCGACGGTCGCGTGGCTCGCGGTGGCCGCCCTCCTCGCCGACCTGGTCGCTCTCGTCGTGCTCGCGATCGACGTGTTCACCGACGGCAGCATCCAGGTGGTGACCGGCAGCTGGCCCGTGGGCGTGGGAATCGTGCTGCGCGCCGACGCCCTCGGGCTCACGTTCGCGCTGCTGTCCGTGTTCGTCCTGCTGATCGCGACCACCGCCGAAGCCATCAACGGCGTTCGGCTACGGACGTTTCCGGGGCTGGTGGTGCTGCTGGCCACCGGGTTGAACGGGCTGTTCCTCACCAGGGACGTGTTCAACTTCTACGTCTTCTTCGAGCTGTCGATGATCGTGTCCTACGTGCTGACCGCGTACGGGGGACGCACCCGTCAGCTCCGGGCGGCGTTGGTCTTCACCTCGGTCAACCTGCTGGGTTCCTTTCTCTTCCTGTTGTCCGTGGCCGGCACCTACCGGGTGTCCGGGACGTTGTTGATGAGCGACGTGGCCGACCGCATGACCGAGGTACCCGCCAACGCGGCGCTGCTCATCGCGCTGGGCTTCTTCGTCGCCTTCAGCGTCAAGGTCGGATTGTTTCCGTTCCACTTTTGGCTTCCCACCGTCTACGCGGGTACGCGCCCCGCCGTGGCCGCCATCCTCAGTGGAGCCGTCGCCAACATCGGCGCGTACGGCCTGCTCCGGTTCGGCGTGGAGGTGTTCGAACCGCAACTGGAATCGGCTGCCACCGTGCTGATCGTGCTCGGTGCCGCCTCGATCGTCTACGGCGCCCTGCTGGCGGCGTCCCGTGGTGATCCCGCGGAGATGCTGGCCTACTCCACGATCGGGCAGATCGGTTACGTCCTGGTGGCCATCGGCGTCGGCGGGCCGATAGGGCTCACGGCCGCGGTGCTCTACAGCGTGATCAACGGTTTGAACAAGACCCTGCTGTTCATCAGCGCCGGCCAGCGGGGAAGGCTGGTGGCCACGGCCTTCGCCGTCGGAGCGTTCAGCGTGGCCGGCGTGCCACCCGCGGTGGGTTTCGTCGGCAAGCTGGAGATGTTCCGGACCGCGCTCGCCGCGAACAGCGCCACCCTCGTGGTCCTGCTCTTCGTCGGAAGCGCCCTGTCGCTGATCTACCTGTTCCAGGTGTACCAACACGTCTTCTGGCTGCGCAGCGGCCCGGTCGGGGAATCGGCCATCGGGGAGGCGTGGCACGAGAACAGCCCGCTGCCGCTACGGGCCCTGATGCTCGTCCTGGCGTTCGTGGTCCTGGGTGCCGGGGTGTGGCCGGAACCCTTGCTGGCGCTCAGCGACACCGCCGTCGACGCACTGCTCCGGAGGTGAGTGGATGGTTCGCTCGTTCGCGAAGGTCGTCGCCCTCACGGCGATCTACCTGTTGGCGCTGGGACAGATCCAACCGGGTGACATCCTCGTCGGGGTACTGCTCGCCGTGCTGCTGGTGGCGAGTGCCCGGTTCATCCACTCCATACCGCCGACCGAAGGTGCGAGCCCCATGGGTCCGGCGTTGCGCCGCATCGCCGGCCTTCCCGCCCTGATCGGGGGAACCCTGGTCGACATCGGACGTGGTAGTTGGACGGTGGCCCACTACTGCCTGCGCAAACCTCCGGACGCCGAACCGGGGACGGTCACCATCCCGATCGGACGCAGTTCGCCGAGTTCGGCCACGACGTGGGGAATTCGAGTAGGGGTGTCTCCCGACACCGTCGTCGTCGACGTCGACGAGAGGCGAGGTGAGATGTTGTTGCACGTACTCGACGCAAGAGACCCGGACGCGGTACGAGCCGACCAGCGGGACAGCTACGAGCGGCGGCAACGCCGGGTCTTTCCGTGATCGCCGTGCCCACCGTCGTTCTCATCCCCGCGCTGATCTGGATGACGCTGCTGCTCGTGGGTGGTGGACTCGTGCTGATCCGGGCCCGCGACGCCATCCGGGGTCTCGTCGCCCTGGACATGCTCGCGGTCCTGGTCATCTCACTGCTGGCGTTGCTGTCGTACCTGCGGGGCCAGCCGTACTACTTCGACGCCGCGGTCGCGCTCTCCCTGTTGGCCTTCGTCTCCACCGTCGCGACGGCACGGTACCTCGGTTCCGGAGGGCCCTTCGGATGATCTCGACGCTGCTCGACGTCCTCGGCGCCGCGCTTTTACTGCTCGGCCTGGTCCTGCACACGATCAGCTTGTACGGGGTGTTGCGTCTGCCCACCACCTACCAGCAGCTCCACGCCCAGGGCCTGGCCACCGGCCCCGGCGTGATCGCGATCCTGGCGGCCTCCATCGCCACCGAGAACGCCGGGATCATCACCTTCGCCGTGCTCGCCATCGTCTTCGTCGCGATCACCTCACCCGTCTCCAGCCATGCCATCGCCCGTGCCGAACATCGTCGGTACCGCCGCCGCCAACGCCACGCCGATCGCTTGGAACAGCCTCGGGGCGAAGTCTCGGAGGAATGAGTGACCTCGGCGTGTCCGGCTCCTGCCATGTCCGCCGGAGGACAGCCGAAAGCCCGGTGACGTCGCGGAAATCGCCCCTACGCTGCTTTCACACACTGGGGGTGACGGACATGGCGAACGAAACCTGGCGGCCCGCCACACGGCGGGAACTCATCAAAGCGCTGATCCACGACGTGAAGGTGGCCATACCCATCTATCTCTTCTTCACGTTCGGGCCGGGGCTCGTCCTCGGCGGGCTGAGCGACTGGGGATTCCTAGGCCTGTTGGCGAGCATCGCCGTACTGATCGGGTTCTTCTGGTTGCTGTGCGGATTCGCGGGGTGGTGGATGGGCGACCTCGCCGTCCACAACTTCCGCAGCCACGGCTATCGGCGCTACCACCTGCACCAGGTGTACGGCGACACGGGCAACCACGTCGGGCTGGGCGGCAGGATACTGCGAATCCTCCTATCGCCGATCGATCTCACGTTCCTGTGCTTCAAGACGAACGCCGCACAACTGTTCGTGTGGGCGAGAAGGATTCAGGTCATCTACGTCCCACCGGGCCAGCCGCTGCCCAAGGGGCCGTTGCCGAGGCCCGGCCGGTTCCCGGTGGAGTTCAACCCGGACTACTTCACGGAGGAGTAGCCCGG
The window above is part of the Saccharomonospora glauca K62 genome. Proteins encoded here:
- the mbhE gene encoding hydrogen gas-evolving membrane-bound hydrogenase subunit E, with product MSAAHGAEIREPRDGSRRRAPATDWLGWVACAVAAVGFGLFLLAWSADGFSVSAPWAPSLGLRLSFSLDGLGALYALLATGIGALVFAYGSRYLPLHLEHEHRPAGERWRFWPWMVLFAASMAGLALAQDLVLLFVFFDLTAICSYFLIGFDRDRHEARTAAIASLIITVASAVAMLIAAALFYGRYGTFSIPELARIAESESTTTAAAALLAVAALAKSAQTPLHFWLPRAMAAPTPVSAYLHSAAMVAAGVLVLGRVHPLLALSDGVLTALSVVGTVSIVVGGVLALGQDRLKQVLAYSTISQYGYMVLLYGIGGAAGNGAAAFYVLVHGVAKSALFMTAGAVTMATGEDRLSRLSGLRRRMPVLAVASGVAAATLAALPLTSGFFKDELFFKAAYAAGPWQTAVALLAASLTFAYIGRFWTRLFLGRERVADAVGGTAEITSSALLVAPVVVLAVVAVLTGVVVQPFAGLAEAAGNVSNGGGVELSPAYHLDARPENLLAVSAWALGGLLLVGRRLSIRASRWLAALGQRWGPRRGYVESLRGLSALSGIVHDREVRTLRNSIAVVLVPAAILVGLAFAFTPGKRSYVVGTVSGNDWLVIALLALVIIATVAVTRSRARLPLVLTLAVVGFALAAVYAFFSEPDVALVAVTVETMITLVFLVAMARLPRHRREGSGVPPTAPELPYADPARENPRNLLAGLAAGVGMFLALWGSLSHPAREPYVSTDLLTLTPVAHGKDAVTVIVTDFRGLDTLGEITVLVIAGVGVATLLRRGRLW
- a CDS encoding MnhB domain-containing protein; its protein translation is MVRHPDVIVRGVARLLLTPSIAVAAALLVKGYAEVGDGFSAGMIISLTISLQYVAMGTSATERTLPLLRFSPALVLGGLLLALATAFFPLAWGEPPLSHKPGPGESVPTVGTLELFTPLAFDVAILLLVVGVLTTILHQFANTEPEEEVR
- a CDS encoding sodium:proton antiporter is translated as MNLAIAVTSSLLFGSGAYLLLQHELIRVTAGIMLISQSAVLMLIGSGLFRGGAPIAPTDGPVSDPVPQALALTALVIGLATVALLLALVSRVTTVFRSASRDELTTSEAEYERALADQRRLDRDEAT
- a CDS encoding complex I subunit 5 family protein; the encoded protein is MTAVTVALALPWVAGVVLVGFDGRRPTVAWLAVAALLADLVALVVLAIDVFTDGSIQVVTGSWPVGVGIVLRADALGLTFALLSVFVLLIATTAEAINGVRLRTFPGLVVLLATGLNGLFLTRDVFNFYVFFELSMIVSYVLTAYGGRTRQLRAALVFTSVNLLGSFLFLLSVAGTYRVSGTLLMSDVADRMTEVPANAALLIALGFFVAFSVKVGLFPFHFWLPTVYAGTRPAVAAILSGAVANIGAYGLLRFGVEVFEPQLESAATVLIVLGAASIVYGALLAASRGDPAEMLAYSTIGQIGYVLVAIGVGGPIGLTAAVLYSVINGLNKTLLFISAGQRGRLVATAFAVGAFSVAGVPPAVGFVGKLEMFRTALAANSATLVVLLFVGSALSLIYLFQVYQHVFWLRSGPVGESAIGEAWHENSPLPLRALMLVLAFVVLGAGVWPEPLLALSDTAVDALLRR
- a CDS encoding Na+/H+ antiporter subunit E, yielding MVRSFAKVVALTAIYLLALGQIQPGDILVGVLLAVLLVASARFIHSIPPTEGASPMGPALRRIAGLPALIGGTLVDIGRGSWTVAHYCLRKPPDAEPGTVTIPIGRSSPSSATTWGIRVGVSPDTVVVDVDERRGEMLLHVLDARDPDAVRADQRDSYERRQRRVFP
- a CDS encoding monovalent cation/H+ antiporter complex subunit F; this encodes MPTVVLIPALIWMTLLLVGGGLVLIRARDAIRGLVALDMLAVLVISLLALLSYLRGQPYYFDAAVALSLLAFVSTVATARYLGSGGPFG
- a CDS encoding cation:proton antiporter produces the protein MISTLLDVLGAALLLLGLVLHTISLYGVLRLPTTYQQLHAQGLATGPGVIAILAASIATENAGIITFAVLAIVFVAITSPVSSHAIARAEHRRYRRRQRHADRLEQPRGEVSEE